From the genome of Actinomycetota bacterium, one region includes:
- a CDS encoding Crp/Fnr family transcriptional regulator, translating into MEWPLLDGIPEEPRRRVLAAGRLRRFARGEVVFHEGDPGDTLHLIAKGRVAVRVTTLLGEVATLAILGPGDFFGELALLGPTTRTATVTAIEQTETVTIHREEFDALKREHPSVESFVAGVLGAQVRRLSEQVLEALYIPADKRVLRRLNDLSRIYGANAPGTVVPLTQEDLAHLAGTSRATVNRVLGEAQEAGIVTIGRGRIDIVDPESLQRRAR; encoded by the coding sequence ATGGAGTGGCCCCTGTTGGACGGGATACCGGAGGAGCCGCGCCGCCGCGTCCTTGCGGCGGGGCGGCTCCGGCGTTTCGCCCGGGGTGAAGTCGTGTTCCACGAGGGCGACCCCGGCGACACCCTCCATCTGATCGCCAAAGGCCGGGTGGCCGTCCGCGTCACCACCCTGCTCGGGGAGGTCGCCACGCTCGCCATCCTCGGTCCCGGCGACTTCTTCGGCGAGCTCGCACTCCTGGGCCCTACGACCCGAACGGCGACGGTGACGGCGATCGAGCAAACCGAGACGGTGACGATCCATCGGGAGGAGTTCGACGCGCTCAAGCGCGAGCATCCATCCGTGGAGTCGTTCGTCGCAGGCGTGTTGGGCGCGCAGGTTCGGCGCCTTTCCGAGCAGGTGCTCGAGGCGCTGTACATCCCCGCGGACAAACGCGTCCTCCGCCGTCTGAACGACCTCTCTCGCATCTACGGAGCGAACGCGCCCGGCACGGTCGTGCCGCTGACGCAAGAGGACCTCGCTCACCTCGCGGGAACCTCGAGGGCCACGGTGAACCGCGTGCTCGGCGAGGCGCAGGAGGCCGGGATCGTTACGATCGGGCGCGGCCGGATCGACATCGTCGACCCGGAATCACTGCAACGGCGCGCCCGATAG
- a CDS encoding cyclic nucleotide-binding domain-containing protein, translated as MEKAKTLPPLGGVHAEIRRRVRGRRRRAASIHAWDRIERAVNPAFFLPRLRDDLEILDFVRRDGESYTMVKTPIGPNYVRLTADERALVVQMDGSRTVKDLVVGKFRESGAFELSSVADLVDELFRGGFLDVRYEPVLDNVMEAKKRRKRRLPLPGWMREFAATRRIEFPGSHRFFDAMYRWGGRFFFVKPVVIAGTVVAIVGMIAFFVLLGQHKYTLIGESAAASVGLLYVADYVSTFVHESGHALATIHAGRRVNAAGFMLYLGMPAFFIETTDTWMAPRRGRMAAAGAGPYIETVIGGIATLLALSLPASPVTLFLFRYAVLSYIAIAQNLVPFLRLDGYYIMMDALEEMNLRERSFEFLRDDLFGKLRRRERLSRQERMYTGYGIFAVLFTVLAVALSALFWSKILSQAIRSAWQGGWVSRILISILVGLVLAPLLRGVIRLIRAGIRRARPVLRIARRATERKWRAEAVSLFRDLPLAGPLDDEAVQEIGEHVRLIRVPRGQVVIKQGERGDAFYVVRSGTLEVSHTEADGTERSIRRRERGRSFGEIALLEGTTRTATVRAVEPSELFVIDKGTFDRALANNIDIADDVRAGLISAADLRSLSPFASLDDADASRLLQGASWHSFKPGERIVKQGDDADAFYVIASGQVDVIEDRRRKGRLGAGDYFGEVALLMREPRTATIRAVTPVRALELERKAFDRVLAKSFRKGRLAPSRTLSREWEH; from the coding sequence ATGGAGAAGGCGAAGACACTTCCGCCGCTCGGCGGCGTCCATGCGGAGATCCGCCGGCGAGTCCGAGGTCGCCGGCGCCGCGCCGCTTCGATCCACGCCTGGGACCGGATAGAGCGGGCGGTCAATCCAGCGTTCTTCCTTCCGAGGCTGCGTGACGACCTCGAGATACTCGACTTCGTGCGCCGCGACGGCGAGAGCTACACGATGGTTAAGACGCCGATCGGACCCAACTACGTCCGGCTGACGGCCGACGAGCGCGCGCTCGTCGTGCAGATGGACGGGAGCCGCACGGTCAAGGACCTGGTCGTCGGCAAGTTCCGGGAATCGGGCGCGTTCGAGCTTTCGTCGGTCGCCGATCTCGTGGATGAGCTCTTCCGTGGGGGATTCCTCGACGTTCGCTATGAGCCCGTCCTCGATAACGTGATGGAGGCCAAGAAGAGACGGAAGCGGAGGCTCCCGCTGCCGGGCTGGATGCGTGAGTTCGCGGCGACACGACGCATCGAATTCCCCGGCTCACATCGCTTCTTCGATGCTATGTACCGCTGGGGCGGCCGCTTCTTCTTCGTCAAGCCGGTCGTGATCGCCGGCACGGTCGTCGCGATCGTCGGCATGATCGCGTTCTTCGTTCTGCTCGGCCAACACAAGTACACGTTGATCGGGGAGTCGGCCGCCGCGAGCGTCGGGCTGCTCTACGTCGCCGACTACGTATCGACCTTCGTGCACGAGTCGGGGCACGCACTCGCCACGATCCACGCCGGCCGCCGGGTCAATGCGGCGGGGTTCATGCTCTATCTCGGTATGCCGGCGTTCTTCATCGAGACGACCGACACCTGGATGGCGCCGAGGCGTGGACGCATGGCGGCCGCCGGCGCCGGCCCCTACATCGAGACGGTCATCGGCGGGATCGCGACCTTACTAGCGCTTTCGCTCCCGGCGAGCCCGGTGACCTTGTTCCTGTTCCGCTACGCCGTGCTGTCGTACATCGCCATCGCGCAGAACCTCGTGCCGTTCCTCCGGCTCGACGGCTACTACATCATGATGGACGCGCTCGAGGAGATGAACCTCAGAGAGCGTTCGTTCGAGTTCCTGCGGGACGACCTTTTCGGCAAGTTGCGACGCCGCGAGCGCCTCTCTCGCCAGGAGCGCATGTACACGGGATACGGGATCTTCGCCGTCCTCTTCACGGTGCTGGCGGTCGCCCTTTCGGCCCTGTTCTGGTCAAAGATCCTCAGCCAGGCGATCCGAAGCGCCTGGCAGGGCGGCTGGGTATCCCGGATCTTGATCTCGATCCTGGTGGGGTTGGTGCTCGCGCCGCTGCTTCGCGGTGTCATCCGGCTGATCCGCGCCGGGATCCGCCGTGCGCGGCCTGTGCTTCGGATCGCGCGCCGGGCGACCGAGCGGAAGTGGCGAGCAGAAGCCGTGAGCCTGTTCCGCGATCTGCCGCTCGCCGGCCCGCTCGACGACGAGGCGGTCCAGGAGATCGGCGAACACGTTCGCCTGATCCGGGTTCCCCGAGGGCAGGTCGTCATCAAGCAGGGTGAGCGTGGGGACGCGTTCTACGTCGTCCGCTCGGGCACGCTCGAGGTTAGCCACACGGAAGCGGACGGCACCGAACGATCCATCCGCCGCCGCGAGCGCGGCCGTTCGTTCGGCGAGATCGCGCTGCTCGAGGGGACGACGCGCACGGCGACGGTGCGCGCGGTGGAGCCCTCGGAGCTGTTCGTTATCGACAAGGGGACCTTCGATCGCGCCCTCGCGAACAATATCGACATCGCGGACGACGTCCGGGCCGGCCTGATCTCGGCGGCGGACCTGCGATCCTTGTCACCGTTCGCGTCGCTCGACGACGCCGACGCGTCGCGCCTGCTGCAGGGGGCCTCTTGGCACAGCTTCAAGCCCGGAGAGCGGATCGTGAAGCAGGGGGACGACGCCGACGCGTTCTACGTGATCGCCTCGGGCCAGGTAGACGTCATCGAGGATCGCCGCCGCAAGGGCCGGCTCGGAGCCGGCGACTACTTCGGCGAGGTCGCGCTCCTGATGCGTGAGCCTCGCACGGCGACGATCCGGGCGGTGACTCCCGTCCGTGCGTTGGAGCTCGAGCGGAAAGCGTTCGATCGTGTGCTGGCCAAGTCGTTCCGCAAGGGTAGACTCGCCCCGTCGAGGACGCTCAGCCGCGAGTGGGAGCACTGA
- a CDS encoding sigma-70 family RNA polymerase sigma factor, with protein MPSRRTATQSERKTASDDELVAACLAGDEHSWVELISRYAAYIYAIATRAFGLPPAAAEEVFQDACIRVYEGLAGFSGRGEFRSWLRAVVLSAAREHLRKEARRPEVAHEVDPGTEAELEELETALDVRAAVLALGEPCNGTIGLYFFRNLTQAEVAESLGVPPGTVAARLSRCLKRLRDALQESGPPEASRG; from the coding sequence ATGCCGAGCCGACGAACGGCGACCCAATCCGAGCGGAAAACCGCGAGCGACGACGAGCTCGTCGCCGCATGTCTGGCGGGCGATGAGCATTCCTGGGTCGAGCTGATCTCGCGCTACGCCGCGTACATCTACGCGATCGCGACGCGCGCGTTCGGGCTGCCGCCCGCAGCAGCGGAGGAGGTCTTCCAGGACGCCTGCATCCGCGTGTATGAGGGCCTGGCGGGTTTCTCGGGCCGCGGAGAGTTCCGTTCCTGGCTCCGCGCCGTCGTCCTGAGCGCCGCGCGGGAGCACCTGCGCAAGGAGGCGCGCAGACCCGAGGTCGCCCACGAGGTCGACCCCGGGACCGAAGCGGAGCTGGAGGAGCTGGAAACCGCGCTCGACGTCAGGGCGGCGGTCCTCGCCCTCGGCGAGCCGTGCAACGGCACCATCGGCCTGTACTTCTTCCGAAACCTCACCCAGGCCGAGGTCGCCGAAAGCCTCGGCGTCCCGCCGGGGACGGTCGCAGCGCGGCTCAGCCGCTGTCTGAAGCGGCTTCGCGACGCCCTGCAAGAGTCCGGGCCCCCTGAGGCGTCCAGAGGGTAA
- a CDS encoding CocE/NonD family hydrolase, with amino-acid sequence MRRFSLLLLLVAGASTLVARADAAYARTDAMVTMSDGVRLEASVYVPVGNPPAEGYPLIVRQHGGGSNKDNPYDTMYGIKFVETGNFALLMYSHRGHGNSGGFFDFFGERTTLDFSEMLDWVESSFGSQIDTESVGANGISQGGGESLLPAANDSRVKAVAVGNTFADLNQALNPNDCMKFSFDTAIFVAAYKAAAARTEDALAVRWGLTLYTDTEDVVVPGLGSTSDDLRARSPLTYVQPLVDRRVPVYWTQSWEDYLFPGDHPARFLAPLEAAGVPVHYWFASGGHAAGPNDPADEADKEQDWIDWMDEFLRGVDHGFASGARPRVDYAQRLTQGLPGEWTHRTAAAWPIPGATPLVLHPRSDGTLAGSQGDAGSVGTIVNDLVTINVANDPVATNEISGRVPVPASRDAVRAVPEGANPLDTASFLSDPLSSPLDVVGAPAVEALLSTTARRVVQLNAKVWDVAPDGSRVLVTRGCRSVENAGPNPAVALDLWPNAHTFLMGHRIELTLAAVDFPVFKPETEPAVTDILSGTTVSLPVLAG; translated from the coding sequence ATGCGCCGCTTCTCGCTCCTACTCCTGCTCGTGGCCGGCGCTTCGACGCTCGTCGCGCGGGCCGACGCCGCGTACGCCCGCACCGACGCCATGGTGACGATGAGCGACGGGGTCCGGCTCGAGGCTTCGGTGTACGTGCCGGTCGGGAACCCGCCGGCGGAGGGCTACCCGCTCATCGTGCGCCAGCACGGCGGAGGGTCCAACAAGGACAACCCCTACGACACCATGTACGGGATCAAGTTCGTCGAGACCGGCAACTTCGCGCTCCTGATGTACTCGCACCGCGGCCACGGAAACTCCGGCGGGTTCTTCGACTTCTTCGGAGAGCGAACCACCCTCGATTTCTCGGAGATGCTCGACTGGGTCGAGTCGAGCTTCGGCTCCCAGATCGACACGGAAAGCGTCGGCGCCAACGGCATCTCGCAAGGCGGCGGCGAGTCTCTGCTCCCGGCTGCGAACGACTCACGCGTCAAGGCGGTCGCGGTCGGGAACACGTTCGCCGACCTCAACCAGGCGCTCAACCCGAACGACTGCATGAAGTTCTCGTTCGACACGGCGATCTTCGTGGCCGCCTACAAGGCGGCCGCCGCCCGCACCGAGGACGCGCTGGCCGTGCGCTGGGGACTGACGCTCTACACCGACACCGAGGACGTAGTCGTGCCCGGCCTGGGATCGACGAGCGACGACCTGCGCGCGCGGTCGCCGCTGACCTACGTGCAGCCGCTCGTCGATCGCCGCGTCCCCGTCTACTGGACGCAGTCGTGGGAGGACTACCTCTTCCCCGGCGACCACCCGGCACGGTTCCTCGCCCCACTCGAAGCCGCAGGCGTCCCCGTCCACTACTGGTTCGCGTCGGGCGGCCACGCCGCCGGACCGAACGACCCGGCCGACGAGGCAGACAAGGAGCAAGACTGGATCGACTGGATGGACGAGTTCCTCCGCGGCGTCGACCATGGGTTCGCGAGCGGCGCCCGTCCGCGCGTCGACTACGCCCAGCGGCTCACGCAGGGGTTGCCCGGCGAATGGACCCACCGCACGGCCGCCGCGTGGCCCATCCCCGGGGCGACACCGCTCGTGCTGCATCCGCGGAGCGACGGCACGCTGGCCGGCTCGCAGGGAGACGCCGGCTCCGTTGGGACGATCGTGAACGACCTCGTCACCATCAACGTGGCCAACGATCCGGTCGCCACGAACGAGATATCCGGCCGCGTCCCGGTGCCCGCATCGCGCGACGCGGTCCGAGCGGTGCCGGAAGGAGCCAACCCGCTCGACACCGCTTCGTTCCTCTCCGATCCCTTGTCCTCGCCCCTCGACGTGGTCGGCGCTCCCGCGGTCGAGGCGCTGCTGAGCACGACCGCCCGGCGGGTGGTGCAGCTGAACGCGAAGGTGTGGGACGTCGCTCCCGACGGCTCGCGCGTCCTCGTCACTCGGGGATGCCGTTCCGTCGAGAACGCAGGCCCGAACCCCGCCGTCGCGCTGGATCTCTGGCCGAACGCCCACACTTTCCTCATGGGGCACCGGATCGAGCTGACGCTCGCTGCGGTCGACTTCCCGGTTTTCAAGCCGGAGACGGAGCCGGCCGTCACCGACATCCTTTCGGGGACGACCGTTTCGTTGCCGGTGCTCGCCGGCTGA
- a CDS encoding DUF11 domain-containing protein, producing MRGARTTSVLLFAVVFAAIIPARAALAAGTAGSFEVDGNRPDSVAGEPLDWSSLTASGARVIEFTDPKSSNGDDVYKDGSKALAPGGWACATKKAPPKDDIVKAALGFRTFGGDRFMYVNWERYATNGTANIDYEFSQSNLEVCPGLPVRTEGDIILTYDFDNGGGTITIRAFRWRFTGNGVGEYVEDDATLVEHVTYDAEVNRTNTTEPGLKAGAFGEASLNLTKTIGDICPKFASAYVRTRSSTAITSDPKDRTAKRSDICPPPNPTITKTAAQASVEVGGTVTFNIAYGNLSTEGTASSATITDTLPAGTEFVSCTDGCTVSGDTVAWQVGPLAPGASDTVSLTLRVLQTPPQCLLCNTATIDSPQKPGSPDASSTACVHVSPGPNPGTASASGRATGVHISDTGFGIDQIITDVSSSQTGKGVDSNDLSQANVRIPTSTLSPPVLQVNLIQGVATSQVLSTPPTSRQNTVAQVAGLNILDGVITAELVRAAGLAEATEDGSNWNTLGTGFVNLKIDTDGRLGPGQPQVYDNVNPGAFIDLSSLFGKGPQGQKSGVTLRKVSGSTTGTFVSDVTVTMIDITAWDRDPLALGRQTTSVQVSTAGAHAEHPSATGCPGAVSGHAFIASETTDPELIPITVGYVAIPAYGGHDEQALNQLFLPADGSVVSAELTKSVSDGTLTPTSASSSDYAELANLCVLRDAVGPGCLVGATLVRSQVASSDGSSGGALSNDTGTQFVGLVVNGQTIAVPVARNTVISLGALGYIVLNEQFCDGGSLAAPGPVPTCSGTTHSGLTVRAIRVVLLDPPPGGLPGLEVIVAEAHSDATAP from the coding sequence ATGCGGGGGGCTCGAACCACTTCAGTCCTGCTATTCGCGGTCGTGTTCGCCGCGATCATTCCGGCGCGCGCGGCGCTTGCCGCCGGCACCGCAGGCAGCTTCGAGGTCGACGGCAACCGTCCGGACTCCGTTGCGGGCGAGCCGCTCGACTGGTCTTCGCTGACCGCCTCGGGAGCGAGGGTCATCGAGTTCACCGACCCGAAGAGTTCGAACGGGGACGATGTCTACAAGGATGGCAGCAAGGCGCTCGCGCCCGGCGGCTGGGCATGCGCCACGAAGAAGGCACCCCCGAAGGACGACATCGTCAAGGCCGCGCTCGGTTTCAGGACGTTCGGCGGCGACCGCTTCATGTACGTGAACTGGGAGCGGTACGCAACCAACGGAACGGCGAACATCGACTACGAGTTCAGCCAGTCCAACCTCGAAGTTTGTCCCGGTCTTCCGGTGCGCACGGAAGGTGACATCATCCTCACCTACGACTTCGACAACGGCGGCGGCACGATCACGATCCGCGCGTTCCGGTGGCGCTTCACCGGGAACGGCGTCGGCGAGTACGTGGAGGACGACGCGACGCTCGTGGAGCACGTCACCTACGACGCGGAAGTCAACCGGACCAACACCACCGAGCCCGGCCTGAAGGCGGGCGCGTTCGGGGAAGCGTCTCTCAACCTCACCAAGACCATCGGCGACATCTGCCCGAAGTTCGCGAGCGCATACGTGCGGACCCGGTCGTCGACCGCGATCACATCGGACCCGAAGGACAGGACTGCGAAGCGGTCGGATATCTGCCCGCCGCCGAATCCTACGATCACCAAGACGGCGGCCCAGGCCAGCGTTGAGGTCGGCGGCACCGTGACCTTTAACATCGCCTACGGAAACCTTTCGACCGAGGGTACGGCCAGCTCGGCGACGATCACCGACACGCTTCCGGCCGGCACCGAGTTCGTGTCTTGCACCGATGGGTGCACGGTGTCCGGCGATACCGTCGCGTGGCAGGTTGGGCCGCTCGCGCCGGGAGCGAGCGACACGGTGTCGCTGACGCTCCGGGTTCTGCAGACTCCGCCGCAATGTCTCCTCTGCAACACCGCCACGATCGACAGCCCGCAGAAACCCGGCTCACCCGACGCCTCGAGCACTGCTTGCGTGCACGTGTCTCCCGGTCCGAACCCGGGGACGGCCTCGGCCAGCGGTCGTGCCACGGGGGTTCATATCTCCGATACCGGGTTCGGCATCGATCAGATCATCACCGACGTGAGCAGCTCGCAGACCGGGAAGGGAGTGGACTCGAACGATCTCTCGCAGGCGAACGTCCGGATCCCGACCTCGACGCTGTCGCCTCCGGTCCTGCAGGTGAACCTGATCCAGGGCGTTGCGACATCGCAGGTGCTGAGCACCCCGCCGACGTCGCGGCAGAACACCGTGGCGCAGGTGGCCGGGCTCAATATCCTGGATGGTGTCATCACGGCCGAGCTCGTTCGAGCGGCCGGACTCGCCGAGGCGACCGAGGACGGGTCGAACTGGAACACGCTCGGAACCGGGTTCGTGAACCTCAAGATCGACACCGATGGACGGCTCGGACCCGGTCAGCCGCAGGTCTACGACAACGTCAATCCGGGGGCCTTCATCGACCTGTCGAGCCTGTTCGGCAAGGGTCCGCAGGGGCAGAAGAGCGGGGTTACGCTCCGCAAGGTGTCGGGATCGACCACCGGAACATTCGTTTCGGACGTCACGGTGACGATGATCGACATCACCGCTTGGGATCGTGACCCACTGGCGCTCGGCCGGCAGACGACCAGCGTCCAGGTTTCGACGGCCGGTGCTCACGCGGAGCATCCCTCCGCGACGGGCTGCCCGGGCGCCGTGAGCGGCCACGCCTTCATCGCGAGCGAGACCACCGACCCCGAACTGATCCCCATCACGGTCGGCTACGTCGCGATCCCGGCGTACGGCGGCCACGACGAGCAGGCGCTGAATCAGCTGTTCTTGCCTGCCGACGGCTCGGTCGTCTCGGCTGAGCTGACGAAGTCGGTGAGCGACGGGACGCTGACCCCGACCTCGGCCTCGTCGAGCGATTACGCGGAGCTGGCGAACCTGTGCGTGCTCCGAGACGCGGTCGGTCCGGGCTGCCTCGTCGGGGCGACCCTCGTGCGTTCGCAGGTGGCGAGCTCCGACGGTTCCTCCGGGGGCGCTTTGTCGAACGACACCGGCACGCAATTCGTCGGATTGGTCGTGAACGGTCAGACGATCGCGGTCCCCGTCGCGCGCAACACCGTGATCAGCCTGGGCGCGCTCGGGTACATCGTGTTGAACGAGCAGTTCTGCGACGGAGGCAGTCTCGCGGCGCCGGGGCCGGTACCGACGTGCAGCGGGACCACGCATTCGGGCCTGACGGTGCGCGCGATCCGCGTAGTCCTGCTCGACCCGCCGCCGGGAGGCTTGCCCGGGTTGGAGGTCATCGTCGCCGAAGCCCACTCGGACGCGACGGCGCCGTAG
- a CDS encoding CoA pyrophosphatase: MSTATDPLETKLKKAMAQRPHREYELPPGRQAAVLLMFFERDGEPWLVFTRRTDSVKHHKGEISFPGGARDDEDADIEATAIRETVEELGVDPADIRIVGRLDELPTFVTGYNVTSFVAVVPEQHSYRPSDAEIDEIIELPVAELARIGRRETIERRGFQIETNVFDTRGHYIWGFTGAVLRLFLDEVWPLVAGEPS; this comes from the coding sequence GTGAGCACCGCAACAGATCCTCTCGAAACGAAGCTCAAGAAAGCGATGGCGCAGCGGCCGCACCGCGAGTACGAGCTCCCTCCCGGACGTCAAGCTGCGGTACTGCTCATGTTCTTCGAGCGCGACGGCGAGCCGTGGTTGGTCTTCACGAGGCGGACGGATTCGGTGAAACACCACAAGGGCGAGATCTCGTTCCCCGGTGGCGCTCGCGACGACGAGGACGCCGACATCGAGGCGACCGCGATACGAGAAACCGTGGAGGAGTTGGGCGTGGACCCGGCGGACATCCGGATCGTCGGCCGGCTCGACGAGCTCCCGACGTTCGTCACGGGCTACAACGTAACCTCGTTCGTCGCCGTCGTACCCGAGCAGCATTCCTACCGCCCGAGCGACGCTGAGATCGATGAGATCATCGAGCTCCCCGTCGCCGAGCTCGCGCGGATCGGCCGGCGGGAGACGATCGAACGGCGTGGGTTCCAGATCGAGACCAACGTCTTCGACACGCGCGGCCACTACATCTGGGGATTCACCGGCGCGGTCCTGCGCTTGTTCCTGGACGAGGTCTGGCCGCTCGTCGCCGGCGAGCCGAGCTAA
- a CDS encoding FABP family protein, which produces MEPTLHPDVEPLAFLLGTWSGEGKGSYPTIDSFAYLEEIRFWHTGKPFLFYEQKTKHPVKGFPMHAEVGYWRPQAGGRIEILFTHPTGIAEIQEGTIDGTTIDVASKTVARTTTAKEVVALERTFTVDGDVLRYEVRMAAVGVPLTHHLAAELKREA; this is translated from the coding sequence ATGGAACCGACGCTGCATCCCGATGTCGAGCCGCTCGCGTTCTTGCTCGGAACCTGGAGCGGAGAAGGCAAAGGCTCGTACCCGACGATCGACTCCTTCGCCTATCTCGAAGAGATCCGCTTCTGGCACACGGGCAAGCCGTTCTTGTTTTACGAACAGAAGACGAAGCACCCCGTTAAGGGCTTCCCGATGCACGCCGAGGTCGGTTACTGGCGTCCGCAGGCCGGCGGGCGCATCGAGATCCTGTTCACGCATCCGACCGGCATCGCCGAGATCCAGGAAGGAACGATCGACGGCACGACGATCGACGTCGCATCCAAGACGGTCGCCAGGACCACGACCGCGAAAGAGGTCGTCGCGCTGGAGCGCACGTTCACGGTGGACGGCGACGTGCTCCGCTACGAGGTGCGGATGGCGGCCGTCGGGGTCCCGCTCACGCACCATCTGGCCGCCGAGCTGAAGCGCGAAGCCTAA
- a CDS encoding SDR family oxidoreductase: protein MELGLKGRVALVAASSRGIGRACAEAFAHEGADVAICARGKDDLRDAEAKLVEVGVRVHAAVADLSISDDCRRFVQGAAEALGRVDVLVNNCGGPPSGAFDSFSEDDYRKALELNLLSTVRCTLGAVPLMRRGGWGRIVNITSVAAKQPLEGLVLSNSSRAAVVGFAKTLATALAREGITVNTVCPGPTFTDRIRSLATQRAERERIPFDEAVKAYLTDIPMGRLGRPEEIAATVVFLASDPASYVTGTTIQVDGGMVRALM from the coding sequence GTGGAGCTGGGTCTGAAGGGTCGTGTTGCGCTCGTCGCCGCATCGAGTCGTGGGATCGGCCGGGCGTGCGCCGAGGCGTTCGCGCACGAGGGCGCCGATGTAGCCATCTGCGCGCGGGGCAAGGACGATCTGCGCGACGCGGAAGCCAAGCTCGTCGAGGTCGGCGTCCGCGTGCACGCAGCGGTCGCCGATCTGTCGATATCCGACGACTGCCGCCGGTTCGTGCAAGGCGCCGCCGAAGCGCTCGGGCGCGTCGACGTGCTGGTGAACAACTGCGGCGGGCCGCCCTCCGGCGCGTTCGACTCGTTCTCGGAGGACGACTATCGGAAGGCTCTCGAGCTCAACCTGCTCTCAACCGTACGCTGCACGCTCGGCGCGGTGCCGTTGATGCGCCGCGGCGGCTGGGGCCGCATCGTGAACATCACCAGCGTCGCCGCGAAACAGCCGCTCGAGGGCCTCGTGCTCTCGAACAGCTCCCGCGCGGCGGTGGTCGGCTTCGCGAAGACCCTGGCGACCGCTCTCGCGCGGGAAGGCATCACCGTCAACACCGTATGCCCCGGGCCGACGTTCACCGACCGCATCCGTTCACTCGCGACACAACGCGCGGAACGGGAACGGATCCCCTTCGACGAGGCGGTGAAGGCCTACCTAACCGACATCCCGATGGGGCGCCTCGGCCGGCCGGAAGAGATCGCCGCGACGGTCGTCTTCCTCGCGAGCGATCCGGCCTCATACGTCACGGGCACGACGATCCAGGTCGACGGGGGGATGGTCCGCGCGCTGATGTAG
- a CDS encoding (2Fe-2S) ferredoxin domain-containing protein, translated as MPKPEKFVFVCTNERPEDHPKGSCIARGSAELLGHFRDLQGEKSLVHFKVVATGCLEPCLAGPTVVVYPDNVWYGGLTLDDVEQIIDEHLVGGRPVEFLTLTDDDFERSQRAAKQAPPTL; from the coding sequence ATGCCGAAGCCGGAGAAGTTCGTGTTCGTCTGCACGAACGAGCGGCCCGAGGACCATCCGAAGGGCTCGTGCATCGCCCGCGGCTCTGCCGAGCTTCTGGGCCACTTCCGCGATCTGCAGGGCGAGAAGAGCCTCGTCCACTTCAAGGTCGTTGCGACCGGGTGCCTCGAGCCATGCCTGGCGGGCCCGACCGTCGTCGTCTACCCGGACAACGTGTGGTACGGCGGTCTGACGCTCGACGACGTCGAGCAGATCATCGACGAGCATCTCGTGGGCGGTCGCCCCGTCGAGTTCCTGACCCTCACCGACGACGACTTCGAGCGCTCACAGCGCGCCGCGAAGCAGGCTCCTCCGACCCTCTAG